The Microbacterium sp. LWH7-1.2 genome window below encodes:
- a CDS encoding monovalent cation/H+ antiporter complex subunit F → MNVLLLAISVIFAVAALLTLWRIVIGPSILDRAVASDVLLTLVMCALGAEMAINHHTRTLPVLLIIAAVGVFGSISIARFVARRDQDR, encoded by the coding sequence ATGAACGTGCTGCTGCTCGCGATCTCCGTGATCTTCGCGGTCGCCGCGCTGCTCACGCTGTGGCGCATCGTCATTGGGCCCTCGATCCTCGACCGGGCCGTGGCATCCGATGTCTTGCTCACCCTGGTGATGTGCGCGCTCGGCGCGGAGATGGCCATCAACCACCACACACGCACGCTGCCGGTGCTGCTGATCATCGCGGCCGTCGGGGTGTTCGGGTCGATCTCGATCGCGCGGTTCGTCGCGAGAAGGGACCAGGACCGCTGA
- a CDS encoding Na+/H+ antiporter subunit E, with product MSPDLPQGRLRRGFVTAWRQLPFFVWLIALWMLLWGQFTWLAFLTGLVAALVVTRIFRLPPVELSGRVNLWWGLVFVVEFLVAVVLGSLTVAWQVLDFRRQPGSAIIAAQLVTDDDLIMTHVGVTCSLIPGSLIVDTDRDRRILYLHVIGVRDDADAEKQRASVHHWEERIVRAVGSHAQLQAMRDAAPHGSLARGGSR from the coding sequence ATGAGCCCCGACCTGCCTCAGGGCCGGCTCCGCCGCGGGTTCGTGACAGCGTGGCGGCAGCTGCCGTTCTTCGTGTGGCTCATCGCTCTGTGGATGCTGCTGTGGGGCCAGTTCACGTGGCTCGCGTTCCTCACGGGGCTTGTCGCCGCGCTCGTCGTGACGCGCATCTTCCGGCTGCCTCCCGTCGAGCTGTCGGGCCGCGTGAACCTCTGGTGGGGACTCGTGTTCGTCGTGGAGTTCCTGGTGGCCGTGGTCCTCGGCTCGCTGACGGTGGCGTGGCAGGTGCTCGACTTCCGCCGGCAGCCCGGGTCCGCGATCATCGCCGCGCAGCTCGTCACCGACGACGACCTCATCATGACCCACGTCGGTGTGACGTGCTCGCTCATCCCCGGTTCGCTGATCGTCGACACCGACCGCGACCGTCGCATCCTGTACCTCCACGTCATCGGCGTGCGCGACGACGCCGACGCCGAGAAGCAGCGCGCGAGCGTGCATCACTGGGAGGAGCGCATTGTGAGAGCGGTCGGCTCGCACGCCCAGCTCCAGGCGATGAGGGATGCCGCCCCCCATGGCTCCCTGGCCCGAGGGGGTTCCCGATGA